A single region of the Chitinophaga niabensis genome encodes:
- a CDS encoding FecR domain-containing protein: protein MHADLKNLLEKYLAGELSAEEFRTLWSALREPGSRQTWEAFMKEVWDDPRYHQLENNDAKDVVLEKLKPVLKDVPRKRVSFMNRRTWWAAAASLLLLTTGVAYFLQPKKPVQLASTPSAPIKKNEVMPGGDKAILTLADGTTITLDSASNGMLSQQGNTKVVKLANGKLVYSTSGAATSEIMYNTMRTPRGGQYRITLPDGTQVWLNAASSITYPTAFSGGERMVKVTGEAYFEVAPLEHKTPFRVKIMSGEGEEKAQVTVLGTHFNINAYDNEGDVKTTLLEGSVKITKENFSINLKPGQQAQIRQKIEIVEPDDLEEITAWKEGYFKFNEADIGSILRQAERWYDITVSYPNGVPKDLFSGSLPRHVSLTKFLEILVYSDINAKIKERTVIINP, encoded by the coding sequence ATGCATGCAGATCTGAAAAATTTACTGGAAAAATACCTGGCGGGCGAGTTATCCGCAGAGGAATTCCGTACGCTATGGTCTGCACTCCGGGAACCGGGCAGCCGGCAAACCTGGGAGGCATTCATGAAAGAGGTATGGGATGATCCGCGTTATCATCAGTTGGAGAACAACGACGCTAAAGATGTCGTACTGGAAAAGCTAAAACCTGTTTTAAAAGATGTTCCCCGCAAACGGGTGTCTTTTATGAACAGGCGTACCTGGTGGGCTGCTGCCGCCAGTTTATTACTCCTTACAACCGGGGTTGCTTATTTCTTACAGCCTAAAAAACCCGTCCAGCTGGCTTCCACGCCATCGGCCCCCATTAAAAAAAATGAGGTGATGCCGGGAGGAGATAAAGCCATACTCACGCTGGCAGATGGTACCACCATTACGCTGGACAGTGCATCCAATGGTATGCTGAGCCAGCAGGGTAATACCAAAGTGGTGAAACTGGCCAATGGTAAACTGGTATATAGTACTTCCGGTGCCGCTACATCAGAAATAATGTATAATACCATGCGTACGCCACGTGGCGGCCAATACCGGATCACTTTACCGGATGGTACACAGGTATGGCTGAATGCAGCTTCTTCCATTACTTATCCTACCGCATTTTCCGGAGGGGAAAGGATGGTGAAAGTAACGGGGGAGGCATATTTTGAAGTAGCGCCGCTGGAACATAAAACTCCTTTCAGAGTAAAGATCATGTCCGGGGAAGGGGAGGAAAAGGCACAGGTAACAGTGCTGGGAACGCATTTCAATATCAATGCATATGATAATGAGGGGGATGTCAAAACCACCTTGCTGGAAGGTTCCGTGAAAATAACGAAAGAAAACTTCAGCATAAACCTGAAACCCGGCCAGCAGGCGCAGATCAGGCAGAAAATAGAGATCGTGGAGCCGGATGACCTGGAAGAGATAACGGCATGGAAGGAAGGGTATTTTAAATTCAATGAAGCCGACATCGGCAGCATACTGCGGCAGGCTGAAAGATGGTACGACATTACCGTTAGTTATCCGAACGGTGTACCGAAAGACCTTTTCAGCGGGTCATTACCAAGGCATGTGAGCCTTACGAAATTCCTGGAAATACTAGTATATAGTGATATAAATGCCAAAATCAAAGAAAGAACAGTCATTATAAATCCTTAA
- a CDS encoding lysophospholipid acyltransferase family protein, with protein sequence MHPGYFVLYLTYSMLYFLFHTILRYRFAVVMQNLARSFPERSYEEINHIAGRFYRYFSHMFLEWLEMVLLSEKQMKKRVQVNNAALLEHYHAQQRNIIIMLGHYGNWEYANILPSYLSFDVHAVFKPLSNRLFDRIMRKLRSRFGLKLLSMDKVVRYMHANRQRPGAYIFVSDQSPSQENRFTMDFLHQPTNVITGAERIAKKLDAVVVYAVINKRDASSHWEISFSLITDQAAATPEHAITKTFSEFLEQDIRRSPEYWLWSHRRWKNNRS encoded by the coding sequence CTGCATCCGGGGTACTTTGTACTTTATTTAACATACAGCATGCTCTATTTTCTTTTTCATACCATCCTGCGCTACCGATTCGCAGTAGTAATGCAAAACCTGGCCCGCTCTTTCCCGGAGAGATCATACGAAGAGATCAATCATATTGCCGGCCGGTTCTACCGGTATTTCAGTCATATGTTCCTGGAATGGCTGGAAATGGTACTGCTTTCTGAAAAACAGATGAAGAAACGCGTGCAGGTGAATAATGCCGCTTTGCTGGAGCATTATCATGCACAGCAACGGAACATCATCATTATGTTAGGGCATTATGGGAACTGGGAATATGCCAATATCCTCCCTTCTTATCTTTCATTTGATGTACACGCCGTATTCAAACCTTTATCCAACAGGCTGTTCGACAGGATCATGCGCAAGCTCCGCTCCCGCTTCGGTTTAAAATTATTATCCATGGATAAAGTGGTGCGGTACATGCATGCCAACAGGCAACGGCCGGGTGCTTACATCTTTGTATCAGACCAATCGCCTTCGCAGGAAAACCGCTTCACCATGGACTTCCTTCATCAGCCTACCAATGTTATTACAGGAGCAGAGCGGATCGCCAAAAAACTGGATGCAGTAGTGGTGTATGCCGTGATAAATAAAAGAGACGCCTCCTCTCATTGGGAGATCTCTTTCTCATTGATCACAGACCAGGCTGCTGCAACGCCCGAACATGCGATCACTAAAACATTTTCCGAATTCCTGGAACAGGACATCCGCAGATCTCCTGAGTACTGGCTGTGGAGCCACCGCCGCTGGAAAAACAACCGATCATGA
- a CDS encoding glycoside hydrolase family 43 protein, which produces MNPVIQHKFTADPTVVNHNGTVYLYTGHDEAPEGSQEYVMKDWLCFSSTDLQNWKEHPSPLKATDFSWAKGDAYASKVIHHDQKFYWYAAVTHATIEGKAIGVAQADNPAGPFADARGTALITPTDIINGSNFDPTVLLDDDGRAYIFWGKQQCYYAELKKNMIALQSPVRTIELPEFQEGAHIHKRNGWYYLCYGYGFPEKVAYMMSRSIHGPWEFKGILNEIAGNCETNRPAILDFQGETYFFYHNGGLEKGDSHHRSVCIDVLHYNEDDTMQRVIMTSEGIAPVSSA; this is translated from the coding sequence ATGAACCCTGTCATCCAACATAAATTCACCGCAGACCCTACTGTTGTTAACCATAACGGCACAGTATATCTGTATACCGGCCACGATGAAGCGCCGGAAGGTTCGCAGGAATATGTGATGAAGGATTGGTTGTGCTTTTCTTCCACAGATCTGCAGAACTGGAAGGAGCACCCCAGCCCCTTAAAAGCCACTGACTTTTCCTGGGCTAAGGGAGATGCATATGCTTCAAAGGTGATCCATCATGATCAGAAGTTTTACTGGTATGCAGCAGTAACCCATGCCACTATAGAAGGCAAAGCCATTGGTGTAGCACAGGCAGATAACCCGGCAGGCCCTTTTGCCGATGCACGCGGTACTGCATTGATCACTCCTACGGATATTATTAACGGCAGCAATTTTGATCCTACAGTACTATTGGATGATGATGGCAGGGCCTACATCTTCTGGGGCAAACAGCAATGTTATTATGCAGAGCTGAAAAAGAACATGATAGCATTGCAAAGCCCTGTCAGAACTATTGAGTTGCCGGAATTCCAGGAAGGCGCGCATATCCACAAAAGGAACGGCTGGTATTATTTGTGCTACGGGTATGGTTTTCCTGAAAAAGTGGCTTATATGATGAGCCGCAGCATCCATGGCCCATGGGAGTTCAAAGGCATCCTTAATGAAATTGCCGGTAATTGTGAAACCAACAGACCTGCTATTCTCGATTTTCAGGGCGAAACTTACTTCTTCTATCATAATGGAGGTCTTGAAAAGGGGGATAGCCATCACCGCTCGGTATGTATTGATGTATTACATTACAATGAGGATGATACCATGCAACGCGTGATCATGACGTCTGAAGGAATTGCACCGGTCAGCAGCGCATAA
- a CDS encoding alkene reductase encodes MSLKEKLLSSLITPSITLRNRVVMAPMSRRRSENGIPGNSVPVYYGQRAGAGLIIAENTAVAANGVGYLHAPGIYNTTQQAAWKKVVEEVHARNGKIFIQLVHTGRIGHPLNQEGGVPLVAPSAITAAAIIRTPGGIHLPATQPEALSTAGAQDMIKAHIQAAITAIEVGFDGVEIHGAHGFLPEQFLHPHTNQRTDQYGGSIANRSRFLLEIMEGVAAAIGKERTGVRLSPFAILNDLPAYEEEEATHRYITDALREMDILYIHLSSQASSISRAYIQDVRQRFHNLLILAGDYTADSAEAILQEGLADLIAFGRPFISNPDLVERFRHNAPLAVANKETFYEGGDKGYIDYPVLHLS; translated from the coding sequence ATGAGTTTAAAAGAAAAGCTGCTGTCTTCCCTCATTACACCTTCCATTACTTTGCGCAACCGCGTGGTAATGGCTCCTATGAGCAGGCGGCGGTCAGAGAATGGCATCCCGGGTAATTCCGTACCTGTATATTACGGGCAAAGGGCCGGCGCAGGTTTGATCATTGCAGAGAACACCGCTGTTGCGGCAAATGGAGTTGGTTATCTCCATGCACCGGGCATTTATAATACAACGCAGCAGGCAGCTTGGAAAAAGGTAGTGGAGGAAGTGCATGCCAGGAACGGAAAGATCTTTATTCAGCTGGTACATACAGGCCGTATAGGGCATCCGCTGAACCAGGAAGGAGGTGTTCCGTTAGTAGCACCTTCTGCCATTACAGCAGCAGCGATCATACGTACGCCGGGAGGTATCCATTTACCTGCCACACAACCGGAAGCCCTGAGCACCGCCGGTGCGCAAGACATGATAAAAGCACATATACAGGCCGCCATCACTGCTATAGAAGTAGGTTTTGACGGCGTGGAAATACATGGCGCACATGGTTTTCTTCCTGAACAATTCCTTCACCCCCATACCAATCAAAGAACAGATCAATACGGAGGCAGCATTGCTAACCGCAGCCGCTTTCTGTTAGAGATCATGGAAGGTGTGGCAGCAGCTATCGGTAAAGAACGTACCGGTGTGAGGCTTTCACCATTTGCTATCCTGAATGATCTGCCGGCTTATGAAGAAGAAGAAGCTACGCACCGGTATATCACAGATGCTTTGCGGGAAATGGATATCCTTTACATCCATCTCTCCAGCCAGGCTTCCTCTATATCCAGGGCATACATACAGGATGTGCGTCAACGTTTCCACAACCTGCTGATCCTGGCAGGTGATTACACAGCCGATTCCGCAGAGGCCATCTTACAGGAAGGTTTAGCTGATCTTATCGCTTTTGGCAGGCCCTTTATTTCCAACCCTGACCTGGTGGAACGTTTCAGGCACAATGCACCTTTAGCGGTTGCCAATAAAGAAACCTTTTATGAGGGAGGAGATAAGGGGTATATTGACTATCCGGTACTTCATCTATCGTGA
- a CDS encoding helix-turn-helix transcriptional regulator, whose translation MIVSVYDAKGRAGKVNQGTTAAVIDQTQVIERRNKIKFPFGDAEMVQLSFAGIFVKYGDIALREQINLHMDMGDEPSVVELHFTLSGYGFLQNERNGDRYDFVENFCNMHYLPQFTGAGEYAKDTRYRFFEVHFTTDAFLALAQNSSPLLMDLANRISTDSKIDVSKENMPITMAMHQCIQDIMHCQFSGGLKMMYLQSKCIELLALQAQAYETLTGKTPFSSSITADDIERIRYAQSYLIQHSLQPPSLMELSRIAGINEFKLKRGFKEVFNNTVFGYLADHKLNEAREMLLYRQLPIKEVADQLGYSSVQHFSKAFKKKFGVAPGQAKG comes from the coding sequence ATGATCGTAAGTGTTTATGATGCTAAAGGGCGTGCGGGGAAAGTTAACCAGGGAACAACGGCGGCTGTGATCGATCAGACGCAGGTTATTGAGAGAAGGAATAAGATAAAATTCCCTTTTGGCGATGCGGAAATGGTACAGCTGTCCTTTGCAGGTATCTTTGTAAAGTATGGGGATATTGCATTGCGTGAGCAGATCAACCTGCATATGGATATGGGAGATGAACCTTCTGTGGTAGAATTACATTTCACCTTATCCGGCTATGGCTTCCTGCAGAATGAAAGGAACGGCGACAGGTACGATTTTGTAGAGAACTTCTGCAATATGCATTACCTGCCACAGTTCACAGGTGCCGGGGAGTACGCTAAGGATACACGGTACCGTTTCTTTGAAGTGCACTTCACCACCGATGCATTCCTGGCACTGGCACAGAACAGCTCTCCGCTGCTGATGGACCTTGCTAACAGAATATCTACTGACAGTAAGATAGATGTCAGCAAGGAAAATATGCCTATTACCATGGCCATGCATCAGTGCATCCAGGATATTATGCATTGCCAGTTCAGCGGTGGTTTGAAGATGATGTACCTGCAATCCAAATGTATTGAACTGCTGGCATTACAGGCACAGGCATATGAAACCCTTACCGGCAAAACACCTTTCTCTTCCAGTATAACAGCGGACGATATTGAACGGATCCGTTATGCGCAATCCTATTTAATTCAACATTCCTTACAACCCCCATCTCTCATGGAACTTTCCCGCATTGCAGGGATCAATGAGTTTAAATTGAAGAGAGGATTCAAAGAAGTTTTTAATAATACCGTGTTTGGATACCTGGCAGATCATAAGCTGAATGAGGCCAGGGAAATGTTGTTATACCGGCAGCTGCCCATCAAAGAAGTGGCGGATCAGTTGGGATATTCCTCCGTGCAGCATTTCAGCAAAGCTTTTAAGAAGAAGTTCGGCGTTGCGCCCGGGCAGGCAAAGGGTTGA
- a CDS encoding sigma-70 family RNA polymerase sigma factor gives MSSLPYTDQFSLQEMAAGSEDAFCRLFDHYWNRVYSSALVLTKSSQMAQDVAQEVFLQLWQNREKATDIQKLDGFLFISARNLIFKKMSRLKLEEAYQHYLTYQARVESGDTSVSAEFKELQTLVELGISQLPPQQQKAFRLSRERGLSHEEISHQMGVSRAAVKDYIVRSLAFLRKYLREHALLATALLSRFL, from the coding sequence TTGTCCAGTCTACCTTATACTGATCAATTCTCTCTACAGGAGATGGCTGCCGGAAGCGAAGATGCTTTCTGCCGGCTTTTTGATCATTACTGGAACAGGGTGTATTCTTCTGCACTGGTATTGACAAAGTCATCACAGATGGCGCAGGACGTTGCGCAGGAAGTATTCCTTCAGTTATGGCAAAACAGGGAAAAGGCTACAGACATCCAAAAGCTGGATGGTTTCCTTTTCATCAGTGCCCGTAACCTGATCTTTAAAAAGATGAGCCGGTTAAAGCTGGAGGAAGCTTATCAGCATTATCTTACCTATCAGGCAAGGGTTGAATCGGGAGATACTTCTGTGTCTGCGGAATTCAAGGAACTGCAAACCCTGGTGGAACTAGGGATCAGCCAGTTGCCCCCACAGCAGCAAAAAGCTTTCCGCCTTAGCCGGGAAAGGGGCCTCAGCCATGAGGAGATCAGTCACCAGATGGGTGTTAGCCGTGCGGCTGTAAAAGATTATATTGTACGTTCCCTCGCTTTCCTTAGAAAATACCTCCGGGAGCATGCCTTACTGGCTACCGCGCTCCTTTCCAGGTTCCTTTAA
- a CDS encoding aminotransferase class I/II-fold pyridoxal phosphate-dependent enzyme, whose product MLNLRVNYPSIPREMDVFKEYCSNINPSLASKLLHVPYQSLDASGEAIVFNWLRAAPEHSDLISLPSGNNALFCVLSFFRSITEHIAIEPTTFPGFKMGAAGMNYQFHIITTDEEGMLPEALAAHLKTGKSKLIYLQPTIHNPTCNVMSLSRRQAIAEVVRAYEDVYILEDDAYRFLHPDPPPSFLTILPERTMHVHSMSKPFNPMLRAAYLAAPKGLLQGIENLVQLTSSGTSQLFTDFSLYLMKGELLKGIIRDKQQAAQTLQEKIGQIFNGLSYKTFPSSYHIWLKADPALADQWKEMNIDIPPGAGFSVTDHTDHIRIALGMSWDQAELLPGLQAIADTLK is encoded by the coding sequence ATGCTTAATTTACGTGTAAACTACCCTTCCATTCCCCGGGAAATGGATGTATTCAAAGAATACTGCAGTAACATTAACCCTTCCCTTGCCAGCAAATTGCTGCATGTACCTTATCAATCACTGGACGCATCCGGCGAAGCGATCGTATTTAACTGGTTGCGCGCGGCACCGGAACATTCAGACCTTATTTCCCTGCCCAGTGGCAACAATGCACTCTTTTGTGTACTCTCTTTCTTCAGGAGCATTACGGAACATATTGCCATAGAACCTACTACCTTCCCCGGTTTTAAAATGGGCGCGGCCGGTATGAATTACCAGTTCCATATCATCACCACGGATGAAGAAGGCATGCTGCCGGAAGCATTGGCAGCACATCTTAAAACCGGTAAAAGTAAACTCATCTACCTGCAACCTACTATCCACAATCCCACCTGTAACGTCATGTCTTTAAGCAGGCGGCAGGCCATTGCAGAAGTAGTAAGGGCGTATGAAGATGTATATATCCTCGAAGACGATGCCTACCGCTTCCTGCATCCTGATCCTCCGCCTTCTTTCCTCACTATCTTACCGGAGCGTACCATGCATGTGCATAGTATGTCCAAACCCTTCAACCCCATGTTGCGTGCAGCCTATCTTGCAGCACCAAAAGGACTGCTGCAGGGTATCGAAAACCTTGTACAACTTACTTCCAGCGGCACCTCCCAGCTTTTTACCGATTTCAGTCTTTACCTGATGAAAGGAGAACTGCTGAAAGGGATCATCCGGGACAAACAGCAGGCCGCACAGACCTTACAGGAAAAGATCGGGCAGATCTTTAATGGCCTTTCCTACAAAACCTTTCCCAGCTCCTATCATATCTGGCTGAAAGCAGACCCTGCTTTGGCAGATCAATGGAAGGAAATGAATATTGACATTCCTCCCGGAGCAGGATTCTCCGTCACAGATCATACAGATCATATCAGGATTGCCCTGGGAATGTCCTGGGACCAGGCGGAACTGTTGCCTGGTTTACAAGCCATTGCAGATACCCTGAAATAG
- a CDS encoding Imm51 family immunity protein translates to METNKHYPFTLRKNDDVYSVSADLESDDLYNRYYTFFKKHDYEGNGYCWEGHITQILEKLDEDLLSEIEFDPEAGGFYAYFPSAEAQLKFANLLSPIFSDMDTLEEWVLQADRDRVDD, encoded by the coding sequence ATGGAAACAAACAAACATTATCCTTTTACATTAAGGAAAAACGATGACGTGTATAGCGTATCCGCAGACCTGGAAAGTGATGACCTGTATAACAGGTACTATACTTTCTTTAAAAAGCATGACTATGAAGGAAATGGTTACTGCTGGGAAGGACATATTACACAGATATTGGAAAAACTAGACGAAGACCTGTTGTCTGAAATAGAATTTGATCCTGAAGCCGGCGGTTTTTATGCTTATTTCCCCTCAGCAGAAGCACAGTTGAAATTTGCGAATTTGCTTTCTCCTATATTTTCGGATATGGATACATTGGAGGAATGGGTGTTGCAGGCAGACAGGGATAGGGTAGATGATTAG
- a CDS encoding helix-turn-helix transcriptional regulator: protein MEVVFRNSAREVLHKDKLLLNREELMDCSAWEAVQEERKPFWDLRFRQFYSDGIHIGYCNGDVHQELHVSTVEQAPMPCIAFLQQGDIVTMAHGEEQPQHFTSGEHNILLNAYTTAATVYKKQQDLKVFVLSFLPERFLALAENTSPVMEALAEYVAGKKPSFHKDCQNLPLTPKMHMLIESMKACGYRGGLRKLFLQSKALELLALQCAQLEEREKRPVPGAKLFPEDIRKVHQAREILLHDLQHPPSMSVLARQSGLNTFKLKAGFKHVFGNTVFGYLKDHRLEQARNMIREGDRTVTAVAYETGYSTLQHFSNEFKKKYGLSPKEVKGSRL from the coding sequence ATGGAAGTAGTGTTCAGGAACAGTGCCCGTGAGGTGTTGCACAAAGACAAATTATTGCTCAACAGGGAGGAATTAATGGATTGCTCCGCCTGGGAAGCCGTTCAGGAAGAACGGAAGCCTTTCTGGGACCTGCGTTTCCGCCAGTTTTATTCAGATGGTATCCATATTGGTTATTGTAATGGTGATGTGCATCAGGAGCTGCATGTTTCTACAGTTGAACAGGCACCCATGCCCTGCATTGCTTTTTTGCAGCAGGGGGATATTGTGACCATGGCGCATGGGGAAGAGCAACCACAACACTTCACTTCAGGTGAACATAATATTTTATTGAATGCTTATACAACGGCAGCAACAGTATATAAAAAGCAGCAGGACCTGAAGGTGTTTGTGCTCAGCTTTCTGCCGGAGCGATTCCTGGCGCTGGCAGAGAATACCAGCCCGGTAATGGAAGCACTGGCGGAATATGTTGCGGGTAAAAAGCCCTCTTTTCATAAAGACTGTCAAAATCTTCCTTTAACGCCAAAGATGCATATGCTGATAGAAAGCATGAAGGCCTGTGGCTACCGGGGCGGGTTGCGTAAGCTTTTTCTGCAATCGAAAGCGCTGGAACTGCTGGCATTGCAATGCGCGCAACTGGAAGAAAGGGAGAAACGGCCGGTGCCTGGGGCGAAATTATTCCCGGAAGATATCAGGAAGGTACACCAGGCCCGGGAGATCCTGCTGCATGATCTGCAGCATCCGCCTTCCATGTCAGTACTGGCCCGGCAATCAGGCCTGAATACTTTTAAGCTGAAAGCCGGGTTTAAACATGTTTTTGGGAACACGGTTTTTGGGTACCTGAAAGATCACCGGCTGGAGCAGGCCAGGAATATGATCCGGGAGGGAGACAGAACGGTAACGGCGGTAGCTTATGAAACAGGGTATAGTACCCTGCAGCACTTTAGTAATGAGTTTAAGAAGAAATACGGGCTGAGCCCGAAAGAAGTAAAAGGGAGCAGATTGTAA
- a CDS encoding AraC family transcriptional regulator, with product MEHKALHQPFELYVSDMDCWHERPLIYHFFEIVQILEGEGTREVNRNRFPYQKGSIFLFTPLDCRGFDISIPTRFCSIRFSEVFLAQFKNAQDRERITQWLKQLEHIFAHHNRFQELLIKRPGDCKMIAALIGNMVQEYEGKQSYHEENLQHFVTLILNILARNIEDAETTATGLDPEPLINRMLVHIRRHINEPDKLRVEHLAASFNLSANYVGEYFRKFTGESLQHYITQYKIKLVQQRLAYSTLTIGQIADELGFTDESHLSRQFKKHNGISPVEYRRNMSQRN from the coding sequence ATGGAGCATAAAGCGTTACACCAGCCATTTGAGTTGTATGTGTCAGATATGGACTGCTGGCATGAACGGCCCCTGATCTATCATTTCTTTGAGATCGTGCAGATCCTGGAAGGGGAGGGCACCCGGGAGGTGAACCGCAACCGGTTCCCTTATCAGAAGGGAAGCATCTTTCTTTTTACGCCGCTGGACTGCCGGGGATTTGATATTTCCATCCCCACACGTTTCTGTTCCATCCGTTTCTCAGAAGTTTTCCTGGCACAGTTCAAAAATGCACAAGACCGGGAAAGGATCACGCAATGGCTCAAACAACTCGAACACATCTTTGCACATCATAACCGTTTCCAGGAACTGCTGATCAAAAGGCCGGGAGACTGTAAGATGATCGCTGCGCTTATAGGGAATATGGTACAGGAATACGAGGGAAAGCAATCTTACCACGAAGAGAACCTGCAGCATTTTGTAACCCTGATCCTGAACATCCTGGCACGTAACATAGAGGATGCGGAAACAACAGCTACCGGGCTGGATCCGGAACCACTGATCAACAGGATGCTGGTGCATATCCGCCGGCATATCAATGAGCCCGATAAGCTACGGGTGGAGCATCTGGCTGCGAGCTTTAACCTCTCCGCTAATTATGTGGGGGAATATTTCAGGAAGTTCACGGGAGAAAGCCTGCAACATTACATTACACAGTATAAAATAAAACTGGTGCAGCAACGGCTGGCATACAGTACATTAACGATTGGCCAGATAGCAGATGAACTGGGCTTTACGGATGAAAGCCATCTGAGCAGGCAGTTCAAAAAGCATAATGGTATTAGCCCGGTTGAGTACAGGAGGAATATGAGTCAACGGAACTGA
- a CDS encoding TlpA family protein disulfide reductase: MLLLKSKLPYTILLFILPLTAYAQSGLPVLQAGTVSISGEVTIPEKLKKDSVWVWLTIPQPFTGENKRYTTLLDSKGRFALKLNTETNLSMCAVTTDLNMEHLVTVPLKNGQNSIITFSYSDDGTINKLKTNDNAGFTEEELIWGVTKFGEMQRYRSGKPREALYNKAFSIFIDHANNVLQERRAILNKPPFLSDKMKEIVFKDFSLAMYYGHVFDYYDEMVLNYSNTNDHKMPDSSEIKIPVRQDYSFLKDLDLDNPLNLYCFSYPDFTQKLLQNSTLDLPRIQDTPIPEWIKNVKGILAHLIGSDQGLFYDMLIGNAYAMQYDTELKPLTVKQIENIKNYYKGADLEKILLRKNQEIMQLARSKETVVVNNTPDVSPEELMSAIISKYKGKAVIVDFWATWCAPCLEAMRESRDLKKQFANKDVAFIYIGEPSSPRKLWERHIQGIGGEQYYLTSKEWKYLLDSFNFSNIPTYLVFDKKGVLKQQITEYPGNEVMQKHIEAALH, from the coding sequence ATGTTATTACTTAAGTCAAAGCTACCCTACACCATCCTGTTATTTATCCTTCCCCTGACTGCTTATGCCCAATCCGGTCTTCCTGTTCTGCAGGCCGGCACTGTTAGTATAAGCGGAGAAGTAACTATCCCGGAAAAACTTAAGAAAGATAGTGTATGGGTATGGTTAACAATTCCTCAACCATTTACCGGTGAAAATAAGCGGTATACAACCCTGCTCGATTCAAAAGGACGTTTCGCATTGAAGTTAAACACTGAAACAAATCTTAGTATGTGTGCCGTAACCACGGATTTAAATATGGAACACTTAGTTACTGTTCCACTAAAAAACGGGCAGAACAGTATAATAACCTTCAGTTATTCCGATGATGGAACTATTAATAAATTAAAGACCAACGATAATGCCGGATTCACTGAAGAAGAACTTATCTGGGGCGTAACCAAATTTGGCGAAATGCAGCGATATAGATCTGGTAAACCAAGAGAGGCCCTGTATAATAAAGCATTTAGTATTTTTATCGATCATGCAAATAACGTTTTACAGGAAAGGCGGGCCATTCTGAACAAGCCGCCCTTTTTATCTGACAAGATGAAGGAGATTGTATTCAAGGATTTTTCTCTGGCGATGTATTACGGGCACGTATTTGATTACTACGATGAAATGGTTTTAAACTACAGTAATACGAACGATCATAAGATGCCAGATAGTTCAGAGATAAAAATTCCTGTCCGCCAGGATTATTCATTCCTTAAAGATCTTGACCTGGATAATCCCCTAAACCTGTATTGCTTTTCTTATCCGGACTTTACGCAGAAGTTACTGCAAAATAGTACGTTAGATCTTCCCCGTATCCAGGATACGCCCATTCCTGAATGGATAAAAAATGTAAAAGGGATTTTGGCACACCTGATCGGATCGGATCAAGGCCTGTTTTATGATATGCTCATAGGCAATGCCTATGCGATGCAATATGATACTGAACTAAAACCATTGACAGTAAAGCAGATTGAAAACATCAAGAACTATTACAAGGGAGCCGATCTGGAGAAGATCCTCCTGCGAAAGAACCAGGAAATCATGCAACTGGCACGGTCAAAGGAAACGGTAGTGGTCAACAATACTCCGGATGTATCTCCTGAAGAATTGATGAGCGCTATTATTTCCAAATACAAAGGAAAAGCCGTTATTGTTGACTTCTGGGCAACGTGGTGTGCCCCTTGCCTTGAAGCCATGAGAGAATCCCGGGACTTAAAAAAACAGTTCGCCAATAAAGATGTTGCATTTATTTATATAGGTGAGCCCTCATCGCCGAGGAAATTATGGGAAAGGCATATACAAGGCATCGGAGGGGAACAGTATTACTTGACTTCAAAAGAGTGGAAGTATCTGTTAGACAGTTTCAATTTTAGCAATATCCCCACTTACCTGGTATTTGATAAGAAAGGAGTACTCAAACAGCAAATTACAGAATACCCCGGGAACGAAGTGATGCAAAAGCACATCGAAGCAGCTTTGCATTAA